The genomic window TTTGGAAACATCGTTATTACACATTTTGGGCTTTTATTGCTTTCTGTATTCTGTTCATTCCTCAACTTATTTATCAACTCTCTCCTGAAGGAATGGCAAGAGCTAATACGGTAGGAATTCAAACAGATTTCAACAAAATTATTAGTGATTATTTTTCTTATTTTAGTCCTAATTTTTTATTTTTTGAAGGTGATCCCAGTCCTCGCCATAAAATTAATAACATGGCAGGACTTTACGCATTTCAAATTCCATTACTTTTGATAGGTCTTTTACTTCTACTAAAAGAAAAAAGCTCGTCTAAGTGGGTATTATATCTTTGGCTAATACTATATCCCATTCCTGCTGCTTTTATCTCTCCAGAGAGTGCTGTTAGAACTTTAGGAAGCACTCCATTATTCGCCATAATTTCTGGTTATGCTGTTGCTGAAATCACCGACTTTTTGAAAGGAATCTGGAAACAGATAATTACATTTTTGCTTATAGTAATTATGTTTGCTAACTTAGTGATATACTGTCAGCGATATGTGTTTGAATATCCCCGTTGGCATACTGATGTTTGGCTATCGACTTTAGGAGAAACCATTAGCTATGCTGATCGAACTTCCAACGAATGTATTATTTATAGTAGTAATGTTTACGGAACTTATGCCTATATTTTGATTCCATTTTTTACAAAAATGCCTCCGAGTCAATATCATCAGTATGGGGTAGATATTGTTGAGAATAAGTTAGATATGGGAAGATGGAAAATACAAGACTTAAACAATATGGACGAACTTAATACTAATTGTCTATACCTTTTAAGTGGTGATCCTAATGCTAATAAACCCAAAGGAAAGGATGGGGAAATTTTAGAAGCTAAAGGTTATCAAGAAAAGTTTATTCATTCTTTTAAAGATATTAATAATGTTGAATTTTATCGTTTGGTTGAAATTGAGAAGAAGTCATGAAGATATTGATAAGTTTCTTCGGGAGATTCTTCAGGTAAAAAATGTCCACAATTGACAGCTTTTCCTTGAACATTGGTTGCTCTTTTTTGCCAACTTGTAATCACATCATAGGTTTTTTCGATCACCCCTTTGTTTCCCCATAAAACTAACAAAGGACATTCTATTTTTTTGTCCATATCTGTGCGATCATGTTCTAAATCAATGGTTGCAGATGCTCGATAATCTTCACAAGTTCCATGAACTGTATTGGGATCACGAAAACATCTTAAATATTCTGCCATTGCTTCTGAAGAAAAAGGACGATCCGTTTTACTCCAACTTTGTAAACAATGAGTCAAGAAAAAGTCAGGATTTTGATTAATTAGGGTTTCAGGAAATGGAAACGGTTGAATTAGAAAAAACCAATGATAATAAACTTTGGCAAATTCTTGGTCTGTTTCGCTGTACATTTGATAGGTTGGTGCAATATCTAATAACGCTAGTTTTTTGACTTTGTTAGGATAGTCTAGAGTTAAACGATGAGCAACCCTTCCCCCGCGATCGTGTCCTACTAGGTAGAATTGATCATAACCTAATTGTGCCATAACTTCTATTTGATCCTGTGCCATGACTCGTTTAGAATAGTTATAATGATCCGTCATTCCTATCGGCTTATCACTGTCTCCATAACCCCGTAGATCAGGTATAATTACTGTGAATTCTTGAGCTAAATTTGGGGCAATTTTATGCCACATAACATGGGTTTGAGGATAACCATGTAATAATAATAGTGGGTATCCTTTTCCTCCTTTAACGAGATTAATTTTGACTTCTGAGGTTGTTATCGTTAGCTTTTGAAAATTGTTCAACATTTTTACAATATTGATCTAGGTCTTCACTTCATAATAGGTTAGATTACCTTAGATAAGTTTAAATAATCAATATTCTTTACTATGAGTTGATAATTATGGCCATTGAAATTGAACGTAAATTTTTAGTAATTAATGATAATTGGCGTTCTTTAGGAATAGGAAAAGTTTATAAACAAGGCTATATTGCAACAGCTGATAAAATAACAACCATTCGAGTCAGAATTATCGGCAATGAAGCTTATCTGACGATTAAAAGTAAAACCGAAGGCATTAGTCGTCAGGAATTTGAATATCCTATTCCTTTAGAGGATGCAGAAATTATGTTAAATACGTTGTGCGATCGCCCTTTAATTGAGAAGGTTCGCTACACAATCAATCAGGAAAAGTTAATTTGGGAAATTGATGAATTTAAAGGGGACAACGAAGGACTTATCTTAGCAGAAATTGAATTAAAAAGTGAAGATCAAGTTATTAATTTTCCAGACTGGGTTGGAGAAGAAGTGAGTCACGATCCAAAATACTATAACGTTAACTTGGTTAAACATCCCTATAAAATATGGTGATCAATATTAGTATTGAGAGTCAATATTCTCCGTGATCTCTATCACAGTTAATCATTACAAAACATTAGATAATTTAAGGAAGTCGATAACAATCGAAATTAAAAGATATTAGATTAAAGTATCTGAATTATGGTTGAAAAATCCCAGCAAAAGCAAAAATTATTACAAGAGTTAGTTGGAAAGGATCAAGGAAAGAATCAAATTAATTTATTACCAAAAAAAATTGCTGATCCGATTAATAAAAATCTTCAAAATCGTTATCAAGGATTAATTGAACAAGAAGAATTGGATGGTTTAAATGTTTGGGAATCTAATGAAATTATTAAACAATTAGATGCAGAAAAACCTATTTCAAAAATAGATGTTGATCGAATGGTTGTTGATAATCCAACCCAAAAAATTATCGGAATATTACCTTCTAACAATCTTAACCTAAGTGCGGAATCTCCCTCTCTCGGTTCTATCATTGTTTCTCCTATTCCAGTTGCTTTACTAACTTTAGTATCTGGTGTTATTTTGCTTCAAAAAAAAGATACCATTGCTCAATTCTTCTTCGATAAAGATGGAATAGTAGAGCAAATTATGGAAAAATTAGGATTAGCTAAACCTAAAGTTTCAGAAACAGCAATTTTTCTTCACAATCGTACCCTAGAAAATGCCAAATTGTTAGCAAAATCTGCTCAAGCAGTAGATAAAAATAAGTTTAGTAAGCATGAATTTTTATTATTTGCCAAAATTAAATTTTGTCTCCAATATAATCAAGGAGAATATGAGGGATTAGACCATAGTATTCAACTTTTTAAGTCTGCGGTAAAAGCTCAAAAAAGTTATGTGATTATCAGTCAGATTGAATCTATGTGTCAAGGCATAAAACAAAAAGAATTTTATGATTATGTTAATCGAAAATTACAAAAATTCGATGATTCAGAGACATTCAATGAACAAATAAATGAAAAATTAACGGAAATTTTACCAAAAATTAAAACAGAAGAAGGAAAAAATAAATTACAGACTTATGCCGAAGAAATAGCCCATTTATCAGAAGATATTTGTAGTTTACAACTCTTTTCGTGGTTCAATCAACAACAATTAACAGAGTTTTCAGTTCTAAAATCTATCATTGAAATTATAGAGAGTTTAGATGAAACAGATGTTATCAACTTAAAAGCTTTAACTTGTTTGGTGATGGTTCATTATGATAATTTTGAAGCATTAGGACAGATGATTGGTGTAACTGGTAAAAAAAGTAGTCCTGATACCTATGCACGAATGATTCAATACATTGCCCTTGAAGAAAGACATAAAAAGTCCTATGGGCAATTTGAACAACTTATTAATGTGATGCGTCAATGGTATCCCCTTTACCAAGGGATTAAAGGAATTCGTGACGAATATCCCGAAAAAGATTATAGAAAACCCAAAGATTTTCTCCAAGAAATTCCAGGAATAGAGCTATACCATAAATATAGGAATTATTTAACCGATCAAAAAACAGGTCATATTTACATTGATTTTGGAGAAGAAACCGAATCAGAGATAGAGGACAATTAGATCAATTTTGATGAGTTAAAAAAAGAACAGACACATCTTTGGGTGAAACCCGTTGATATAACTTTTCTTCGGGTAAAATTATAATATTCGGTCCGTTTCCACATTGTCCCAAACAACCACAAGGCATCACTTTGATATCTCCAGACGTTTGAGACTCTAATGCTGTTAATATTTTTTTTGAACCATCTTTGCGACAACAACGGCCTTGACAGACTAAAATTGAGCGATCTCCAAGAGATCCGCCTAGCAGTACGCTTGACATTTGATTAAAGTTATATAACTGCATAGGTAGTAATTTACCTAAAATCTAGTACCTCTGAATTAGTTTAGCAAAATCTCTTCGCTATTCCCAACACCTCACATCAATTTGAAGTCATTCATCTTTGGGAAATACCCAGCCAACAACTGTTACAGTTCTCAGGCTTATAGCCCTTAGCTGTGTTAAGTTAAAGCAACAATCCTGTTAATATTTTACAAGAAATTGCCCAAGGGATCGACATCCTAGATGACCCCAGACAACAGAGTAACATGGCAGCATCCACCGCCATTCTTGCTGGTTTATTATTAGAAGAATTAGGAGAAGGATTACTGTACTTTCAAGCAGAACAAGACTTAATTAATTGATTTGAAAATTAACAAAAATAATGTAGGGCGATACACTCCCCACCCTACCCCAACTCACATATTAAAACAACTAACATGGATCAAGATATTACAAACAAAATACGACAACAAGACACAGAAGAAAAACAAGCACTTACTTTACTTTTAGAACGGTATTTATCTGATCAAGATCAACTATTTGTGCAGAAAACCCAAATGGGAACCACTCAAGGTTATTTAAGTTCAGTATCCTTAGAATGGTTAGCTAGGCGAGTACACTTTGCCCTAGAATTACCCTTATTTCGCCGTAAATATGACCCTGAAACTAATAATATTATCCGAGATTCTGAAACCGTAGAAGAATTACAACAACGTCCCTTAGATTGGTCAAGACAATCCCATTTAGCCCAATATTTAGCGGTTTTAAATAATCATAAATTTCCCCCAATTTTAGTAGTCATTAGTCAAGATTGGGTGAACGATCCCACTGCATCAGAATGGGATTTTGAACACCGTGCAAAAGTAAGCGTAGATAATTTTACTTCCCTAGATAAAAATGATAGTATAGGCTTGTTGAATATCGGAGAAAATTATTCAATTTTTGCCCTAGATGGACAACATCGGTTAATGGGGA from Crocosphaera subtropica ATCC 51142 includes these protein-coding regions:
- a CDS encoding ArnT family glycosyltransferase, coding for MLKIEKSSGFYLVIILILTFLLRVVFLGSIPNGFFTDEASNAYDAYSILHTLKDQYGEFLPWYFKSANDYREGLYMYLMVPFIKVFGLNPFGARITSAVIGTLTVFIVYHLAKELFNQKIGLLSALFLAILPWHIHFSRITFRAILVPCLFCLSLFLFLKSFKNPKWLIVSSILFSLSIYTYNSARVFIPLFLLGLASIYWEHLWKHRYYTFWAFIAFCILFIPQLIYQLSPEGMARANTVGIQTDFNKIISDYFSYFSPNFLFFEGDPSPRHKINNMAGLYAFQIPLLLIGLLLLLKEKSSSKWVLYLWLILYPIPAAFISPESAVRTLGSTPLFAIISGYAVAEITDFLKGIWKQIITFLLIVIMFANLVIYCQRYVFEYPRWHTDVWLSTLGETISYADRTSNECIIYSSNVYGTYAYILIPFFTKMPPSQYHQYGVDIVENKLDMGRWKIQDLNNMDELNTNCLYLLSGDPNANKPKGKDGEILEAKGYQEKFIHSFKDINNVEFYRLVEIEKKS
- a CDS encoding alpha/beta fold hydrolase; protein product: MLNNFQKLTITTSEVKINLVKGGKGYPLLLLHGYPQTHVMWHKIAPNLAQEFTVIIPDLRGYGDSDKPIGMTDHYNYSKRVMAQDQIEVMAQLGYDQFYLVGHDRGGRVAHRLTLDYPNKVKKLALLDIAPTYQMYSETDQEFAKVYYHWFFLIQPFPFPETLINQNPDFFLTHCLQSWSKTDRPFSSEAMAEYLRCFRDPNTVHGTCEDYRASATIDLEHDRTDMDKKIECPLLVLWGNKGVIEKTYDVITSWQKRATNVQGKAVNCGHFLPEESPEETYQYLHDFFSISTKR
- a CDS encoding CYTH domain-containing protein; this translates as MAIEIERKFLVINDNWRSLGIGKVYKQGYIATADKITTIRVRIIGNEAYLTIKSKTEGISRQEFEYPIPLEDAEIMLNTLCDRPLIEKVRYTINQEKLIWEIDEFKGDNEGLILAEIELKSEDQVINFPDWVGEEVSHDPKYYNVNLVKHPYKIW
- a CDS encoding (2Fe-2S) ferredoxin domain-containing protein, yielding MQLYNFNQMSSVLLGGSLGDRSILVCQGRCCRKDGSKKILTALESQTSGDIKVMPCGCLGQCGNGPNIIILPEEKLYQRVSPKDVSVLFLTHQN